The following coding sequences are from one uncultured Bacteroides sp. window:
- a CDS encoding ABC transporter ATP-binding protein, translating into MIKYWQILKNYKTSLLTCPFLVLVSVLCETIQPMFMANIIDNGVMQNNLSVITEVGGYMLLVSIIGLSFSVANVYLSSRASVGFGTDLRGDLFNKIQQLSFFDIDRFSSGSLITRLTGDISRIQQVVLMSMRLLLRSPLMLAMAIFFVIRINFDLALILLASIPILGIGVFLILRKGFPFFLKVQQKVDHLNEVVRENLINIRVVKSFVREDFETQKFVRRSEDLRDMVIRASNIIVAIFPLMQLIMNLSIIAILWMGGHKVIQGELKVGELISFVNYLAQVLMSLMILSMIIMFYARASASSKRILEVLNSEPSLTNTEEGRLNSQQIKKGEIIFKGVDFRYEGGENDVLKNINFHIKAGETIAIAGATGSAKSSLVQLIPRLYDVTAGEIRIDNIPLKEYNLDELHSGIGMVLQKNELFTGTIADNLCWGKPNATMEEIEEATRAAEAHDFIQSFTDGYNTLLGRGGVNLSGGQKQRICIARALLRKPKILILDDSTSAVDSETELLIRKNLNTLLQETTVVIITQRIHTMQSANRIMVLEDGEIESIGTPDELLLHSKVYQEIYNSQQILG; encoded by the coding sequence ATGATCAAATACTGGCAAATACTCAAAAACTATAAGACAAGCCTGTTGACTTGCCCTTTTCTTGTTTTGGTATCTGTGTTATGCGAAACCATACAACCCATGTTTATGGCAAACATCATAGACAACGGAGTGATGCAAAACAATCTATCTGTGATCACCGAAGTGGGTGGATATATGTTACTAGTTTCCATTATCGGATTAAGCTTCAGTGTAGCAAATGTCTACCTCTCTTCTCGGGCATCTGTTGGGTTTGGTACAGATTTGCGTGGCGATCTATTTAACAAAATACAGCAGCTCTCCTTCTTTGATATAGACCGTTTCAGTTCCGGTTCCCTTATCACAAGACTTACCGGAGACATCAGCCGAATACAGCAAGTAGTTCTCATGTCAATGCGCCTACTGCTACGATCTCCACTAATGCTTGCTATGGCTATCTTTTTTGTGATACGTATTAATTTTGATCTGGCGCTCATATTGCTTGCTTCCATTCCGATCTTAGGTATCGGCGTATTCCTCATTCTACGTAAAGGATTTCCCTTCTTTTTAAAAGTGCAACAAAAGGTTGACCACTTGAATGAAGTAGTGAGAGAAAACTTAATCAATATTCGAGTAGTAAAATCATTTGTGCGAGAAGACTTTGAAACACAAAAATTTGTTCGCAGAAGTGAAGATTTAAGGGATATGGTCATTCGCGCTTCTAATATTATCGTTGCCATCTTCCCGTTGATGCAGCTTATTATGAATTTATCCATCATTGCCATTTTGTGGATGGGTGGACATAAAGTCATCCAAGGAGAGTTAAAAGTCGGCGAGTTGATTTCTTTCGTTAACTATCTTGCACAAGTACTAATGTCGCTGATGATACTCTCTATGATTATCATGTTCTATGCACGTGCATCAGCCTCATCCAAACGTATTCTGGAGGTACTCAACTCAGAACCCTCACTAACCAATACAGAAGAAGGCAGACTTAATAGTCAACAAATAAAGAAAGGAGAGATTATTTTTAAAGGGGTTGATTTTCGGTACGAAGGAGGAGAAAATGATGTACTCAAAAATATTAACTTCCACATAAAAGCAGGAGAAACGATTGCCATAGCAGGAGCCACAGGATCGGCCAAAAGTTCGTTGGTGCAACTCATTCCCCGTCTATACGACGTAACTGCCGGAGAAATACGGATCGACAACATTCCCTTAAAAGAATACAATCTGGACGAACTGCATAGTGGTATAGGAATGGTTCTACAGAAAAATGAATTGTTTACTGGTACGATAGCCGACAATCTCTGCTGGGGAAAGCCGAATGCAACAATGGAAGAGATCGAAGAAGCAACTCGGGCTGCCGAAGCTCACGACTTTATCCAATCTTTTACTGATGGATACAACACACTTTTAGGACGAGGAGGTGTTAATCTTTCAGGAGGACAGAAACAACGCATTTGCATTGCCCGCGCATTGCTCCGCAAACCTAAGATACTCATACTTGACGATAGTACCAGTGCTGTAGACTCCGAAACAGAACTTTTGATACGCAAAAATCTGAATACTCTGTTGCAAGAAACGACAGTAGTTATCATCACCCAGCGCATCCATACCATGCAGTCGGCAAACAGAATTATGGTGCTCGAAGATGGGGAAATAGAATCCATCGGAACTCCGGATGAACTCTTACTTCACTCTAAAGTATATCAGGAAATATATAATTCACAACAAATATTAGGCTGA
- a CDS encoding ABC transporter ATP-binding protein — MGHNDYLKGNGKPKAGKKTFFRLMSYLACNRRLLFVIGVLIIISIASNLTSSYMLRPIINNYILPGDLPGLARILLLLAAIYLIGVIATYTQQVLLNKIGQRTVARMRSDLFEKMERLPIKYFDTHQHGDLMSRYTNDIDRISDVLTDSLSDILSGLLTLIGIFCLMLFISPTLTIVIVITVPLMFISANGIVKRSKKYFKSQQESLGVMNGYIEEMISGQKVVKVFGHEKKVEADFKALNDSLQEKSRKAQFYSGLMMPVMQNLSTLNYVIITIVGALLAIYRGFDVGGLAAFLQYSRQFGRPINELASLYNSIQAAIAGAERIFNIIDETPEKSDDINAISLQKTKGDVIMEDVYFGYKTNKTILKGISLHAPAGRKIALVGATGAGKTTILNMLPRFFDIQSGKITIDNHSISEIKREELRRSMAIVLQDTHLFTDTVRENIRFGRLDATDEEVVEAARLTAAHSFIKRLPQGYDTLLENDGANLSQGQRQLLNIARAAVADPAILLLDEATSNIDTRSEILIQRGLDQLMQGRTSFIIAHRLSTVQNADMILVLEHGQIVEQGTHQELLDMQGKYYTLNKEQFK; from the coding sequence ATGGGGCATAATGATTATTTAAAAGGCAACGGCAAACCCAAAGCAGGAAAAAAAACTTTTTTCAGGCTGATGTCATACCTGGCCTGTAACCGTCGACTGCTATTTGTCATCGGAGTACTTATCATCATAAGTATCGCAAGTAATCTGACGAGTTCATACATGCTTCGCCCCATTATTAATAACTACATTCTTCCCGGAGATTTACCCGGTTTGGCTCGCATCTTACTGCTCTTAGCAGCCATCTATCTGATAGGAGTAATCGCTACATATACACAGCAAGTATTGCTAAATAAAATAGGGCAACGTACAGTAGCACGCATGCGATCCGATCTTTTTGAAAAAATGGAGCGTCTGCCTATTAAATATTTCGATACCCACCAACATGGAGATCTTATGAGCCGATACACCAACGACATTGACCGTATCAGCGATGTATTAACAGATAGCTTATCTGATATACTTTCAGGCTTACTAACTTTAATAGGTATTTTCTGCCTGATGCTATTTATCAGTCCCACGCTTACAATCGTCATTGTTATCACAGTTCCTCTCATGTTTATTAGTGCCAACGGTATCGTGAAGCGTAGTAAAAAATACTTCAAATCGCAACAAGAGTCATTAGGCGTCATGAACGGATACATCGAAGAGATGATTAGCGGGCAGAAGGTTGTTAAAGTTTTCGGACATGAAAAAAAGGTAGAAGCAGACTTCAAAGCATTAAATGATAGTCTACAGGAAAAATCCCGAAAAGCACAGTTCTATTCAGGGCTGATGATGCCTGTAATGCAAAACCTGAGCACATTAAATTATGTCATCATTACCATTGTGGGAGCTTTATTAGCTATCTATCGCGGGTTTGATGTCGGAGGATTGGCAGCCTTTCTGCAATATTCAAGGCAATTCGGACGCCCTATCAATGAACTAGCTAGTTTGTATAACAGCATTCAGGCTGCCATTGCAGGAGCAGAACGGATTTTCAATATCATTGATGAAACTCCTGAAAAAAGTGATGATATAAACGCCATTAGCCTGCAAAAAACAAAAGGAGATGTGATAATGGAGGATGTTTATTTTGGATACAAAACAAATAAAACAATCTTAAAAGGAATTTCACTACATGCCCCTGCCGGACGCAAGATCGCATTAGTGGGAGCTACAGGAGCCGGAAAAACCACCATACTCAATATGCTCCCCCGCTTTTTCGATATTCAATCGGGAAAAATTACCATCGATAATCATTCCATCAGCGAAATAAAACGTGAAGAGCTCCGTCGATCAATGGCTATCGTATTACAAGACACCCATCTCTTTACAGATACCGTGCGTGAAAATATTCGATTCGGACGATTAGATGCAACAGATGAAGAGGTAGTAGAAGCAGCCCGGTTAACAGCCGCGCACTCTTTTATCAAGCGCCTGCCACAAGGATACGACACCCTGTTAGAAAATGACGGAGCAAACCTCAGTCAGGGACAACGCCAGCTTTTAAACATTGCTCGTGCAGCAGTAGCAGATCCGGCTATATTGTTACTTGATGAAGCGACTAGCAATATTGACACCCGTAGTGAAATTCTCATTCAGAGAGGTCTTGATCAACTTATGCAAGGGCGTACCAGCTTCATTATTGCCCATCGACTATCAACTGTTCAAAATGCAGATATGATCTTGGTGCTAGAGCACGGACAAATTGTAGAGCAAGGTACTCATCAGGAACTTCTTGATATGCAAGGGAAATATTACACACTAAATAAGGAACAGTTTAAATAA
- a CDS encoding AAA family ATPase, producing MKILSIRLKNLASIEGLFEVDFTLEPLLSAGIFAISGPTGAGKSTILDALCLALYDNAPRFAASSENVRLQDVGENQINQSDVRNILRRGAGDGFAEVDFVAATGRRYRSCWSVRRARNKPTGSLQPQVIQVIDLDTQEELQGTKTDLLVRLVALVGLTYDQFTRTVLLAQNDFATFLKSKESAKAELLEKLTGTEIYSQISREIYAHSKGAEESFRKVKESVGLIEILPQEEVDHITEGREKLIAVRKQGVERLSILKDQLATLHSLTLQQEALITKKKQQGVEQERLKELEVELGLRKKNLEEFRQHWEDLQPDLHKARELDVQIQTAQVVYKEAYDVLQLAQKKTKEGRREVGVKEEHLLTNYGQLQSTDLQKIIANEVASIAPVDVALSNWREKYLSVDTSLLKKEAIANLQFSATNILASDDKKELTHGIESTLQQAEFLSSQGEELLVLLQKADDELLKRLNSFGIDELAKEQKRLAQEQNALQKLRQTALDWGRLLGDLQGLASQIATLRASRENNTKEMSILTRDFQGKEEQVRALQRIYDNARAAINQSVEELRKGLLEGRACPVCGSKEHPYSTHEEVAETICQGIEVEYRVALEESKKLNDRIISLKSELTSLEREENKNRTQFTSRLREEEQLTMLLIGHLDEKTAHLIKLGIDGDDVVCDEGKQGDILQEHLVHLAYRKQESETLFARFEQQLESVNVSLEALSEKLQEYQRLYKEWQDREDKLKLLRVHCITLRDAISSSRLLFQELGGAKEKLNLLLVSEEKEQQRFTIAKNDLQRYQTARKALLRGKTVEDAELAVKRKENELNTLLEEGRKKVDACRSMISGLQGEIRQLSLIIEDLEKKKALIEFPDQLSEAITEQQRINEENDRNYSLLEAKLLQQEQNRIRLKSIEKELEAKQEIALKWEKLNKLIGSADGNKFKVIAQSYTLNLLLLHANKHLSYLSRRYKLQQVPDTLALQVVDGDMCDEVRTVYSLSGGESFLISLALALGLSSLSSNNLQVESLFIDEGFGSLDADSLRTAMEALEMLQMQGRKIGVISHVQEMSERIAVQVQVHKSINGKSAIKVSSI from the coding sequence ATGAAAATATTATCCATACGATTAAAGAATTTAGCATCTATAGAAGGTTTGTTTGAGGTTGATTTTACTCTTGAACCTCTGTTATCGGCTGGTATTTTTGCTATATCCGGACCTACAGGAGCCGGGAAGTCTACTATATTAGATGCTTTATGTCTGGCACTCTATGATAATGCGCCCCGTTTTGCCGCTTCTAGTGAGAATGTCAGGTTGCAGGATGTGGGTGAGAATCAAATAAATCAGTCGGATGTACGAAACATCCTTCGACGTGGTGCGGGAGATGGATTTGCAGAGGTCGATTTTGTTGCTGCGACAGGTCGTCGTTATCGCTCCTGTTGGTCAGTACGCAGAGCTAGGAATAAACCGACAGGCTCTTTGCAGCCTCAGGTAATTCAGGTGATTGATCTTGATACTCAAGAGGAGCTACAAGGTACTAAAACGGATTTGTTGGTTCGTTTGGTTGCATTAGTAGGGCTTACGTATGATCAGTTTACCCGCACGGTATTGTTGGCTCAGAATGATTTTGCGACTTTTCTTAAATCTAAGGAGTCGGCTAAGGCTGAACTTTTGGAAAAACTCACCGGCACAGAAATTTATTCACAGATCTCTCGTGAAATATATGCTCATAGCAAAGGGGCTGAAGAATCTTTCAGAAAGGTAAAAGAAAGTGTAGGGCTTATTGAGATACTACCTCAGGAGGAGGTGGATCATATAACCGAAGGAAGAGAAAAACTCATTGCTGTACGAAAACAAGGAGTAGAGCGCTTGTCCATCTTGAAAGACCAACTTGCTACCTTGCACTCTCTCACTCTTCAGCAGGAGGCTCTTATTACAAAGAAGAAACAACAGGGAGTAGAGCAGGAAAGGCTTAAAGAGTTAGAGGTTGAACTGGGGTTACGAAAAAAGAATTTAGAAGAGTTTCGTCAACATTGGGAGGATTTACAACCGGATTTGCATAAAGCACGTGAATTAGATGTTCAGATACAAACAGCGCAAGTTGTTTATAAAGAGGCTTATGACGTTTTACAACTTGCCCAAAAGAAAACGAAAGAGGGCCGGAGAGAGGTAGGGGTAAAAGAAGAACATTTACTCACTAATTACGGTCAACTACAATCTACAGATTTACAAAAAATCATTGCTAATGAAGTAGCTTCTATTGCTCCTGTTGATGTTGCTTTGTCTAATTGGAGAGAAAAATATCTTTCAGTAGATACTTCGTTGCTAAAGAAGGAGGCTATCGCTAATTTGCAGTTTTCTGCCACAAATATATTAGCTAGTGATGATAAAAAAGAATTGACGCACGGTATAGAATCAACTTTGCAGCAGGCTGAATTTTTATCTTCTCAAGGAGAGGAATTACTCGTTTTACTTCAAAAAGCTGATGATGAGTTACTCAAACGCTTAAATTCTTTTGGTATTGATGAATTGGCTAAAGAGCAGAAACGATTGGCTCAGGAACAGAATGCTTTGCAAAAACTTCGGCAAACGGCATTGGATTGGGGGCGATTATTAGGAGATTTGCAGGGTTTAGCTAGCCAGATAGCTACGCTACGTGCCAGTAGAGAGAATAATACTAAAGAAATGTCGATTCTCACTCGAGATTTTCAAGGAAAAGAGGAGCAGGTTAGAGCTTTGCAACGGATTTATGATAATGCGCGTGCTGCTATAAATCAAAGCGTGGAGGAGTTGCGTAAAGGACTTCTTGAAGGAAGGGCTTGCCCTGTTTGTGGGAGCAAGGAACATCCTTATAGCACGCACGAAGAGGTTGCTGAAACTATTTGTCAAGGTATAGAAGTTGAATATAGAGTTGCTTTAGAGGAATCTAAGAAGCTAAATGATCGCATTATTTCTTTAAAAAGTGAGTTGACTTCTTTGGAAAGGGAAGAGAATAAAAATAGAACTCAATTTACCTCGCGGCTCAGAGAAGAAGAGCAACTAACAATGCTGTTGATAGGACATTTGGATGAAAAAACGGCGCATTTGATAAAGTTGGGCATAGATGGGGATGATGTCGTTTGTGATGAAGGGAAGCAGGGCGATATTTTGCAAGAACATTTGGTTCATTTAGCTTACAGAAAACAAGAATCTGAAACTCTATTTGCTCGTTTTGAACAGCAATTAGAGAGTGTAAATGTTAGCCTTGAAGCGCTTTCTGAAAAACTACAAGAGTATCAACGGCTTTATAAAGAGTGGCAGGATAGAGAGGATAAGTTAAAGCTGTTGCGTGTTCATTGCATTACTTTGCGTGATGCTATTTCATCTTCTCGTTTGTTGTTTCAAGAGCTTGGAGGGGCTAAGGAAAAACTAAATTTGCTGCTTGTATCTGAAGAAAAGGAACAACAGAGATTTACTATTGCAAAGAATGATCTACAGCGTTATCAAACGGCACGTAAAGCTTTATTGCGTGGTAAAACGGTTGAAGATGCGGAGTTGGCTGTTAAGCGGAAAGAGAATGAATTAAATACTTTATTAGAGGAAGGACGTAAGAAAGTGGATGCTTGTCGCTCCATGATCTCTGGTTTGCAAGGTGAAATACGTCAGTTATCTCTTATCATAGAAGATTTAGAAAAGAAAAAAGCGTTAATTGAATTTCCTGATCAACTTTCTGAGGCAATAACAGAGCAGCAAAGAATAAATGAAGAGAATGATCGCAACTATTCTTTATTAGAAGCAAAACTGTTACAACAGGAGCAAAATCGTATCCGACTGAAAAGTATAGAGAAAGAGCTGGAAGCGAAACAAGAAATCGCATTAAAATGGGAAAAACTAAATAAATTGATTGGTAGTGCAGATGGCAATAAGTTTAAGGTGATAGCTCAAAGTTATACGCTCAATCTGTTGTTGCTACATGCCAATAAACATCTCTCTTATCTGTCTCGTCGCTATAAATTGCAACAAGTTCCTGATACGCTTGCGTTGCAAGTGGTGGACGGCGACATGTGTGATGAGGTACGTACGGTATATTCGCTTTCAGGCGGCGAGTCGTTTCTTATCTCGTTAGCCTTGGCATTGGGTTTGTCTTCTTTGTCGAGCAATAATTTACAAGTAGAATCACTGTTCATAGATGAAGGATTTGGATCGTTGGATGCCGATAGTTTACGTACTGCTATGGAAGCTTTGGAAATGTTGCAAATGCAAGGTCGTAAGATTGGAGTGATATCACATGTACAGGAGATGAGCGAACGGATAGCTGTGCAAGTACAAGTTCATAAATCGATTAATGGGAAGAGTGCAATAAAAGTGAGTTCTATTTGA
- a CDS encoding outer membrane beta-barrel protein, whose amino-acid sequence MKNVLLTILSFCFLGNVFDLNAQNYSICGRIIDKTSSSLPYASVSLLNVSDSTLVTGASSDEDGEFCVQNSPGNYILKLSSIGYISSYINIYLKENLNLNNVKLDDDTYNLNEVVIKSNRLAITRTADKFIVSIENSVLLKSKTLDKILNVSPGVFIDKNGTISINGVSGVTVVVNGKTLRMTGSQLSSYLKSVQGQDLNNIEIISNPTSHYDAEGVGGVIRINTKRKTVNGFSGYLSSDFARDRYSKYNEGIGLAYSMKKLTVYGNYNFAHGKAYADKVTSDLSKETNIKYDYLESYKGYRNNHSYKFGIDWDINNNHYFGVEYNGLDNLRKDTYGTSLTEIYNKSNYSGKILANTPMRDVSRNDLFNLNYVWKIDSLGEVLKFVADYSDVSDDCQYYYHNEYFNSLDKLTSRISKKQNSDEKITIYSAQLDYEKKINPIIRYSAGLKYSKVNTKYRYWFFFKDELSEDYVLDDQQTDNFQYNEERYAGYINFNYKRKKVEANCGLRAEYTTTEGISFVMNEENEDNNLKLFPSTFLRYNINDNHGLIFYYGARINRPDYSFVNPFICYLTEFSVKKGNPYLKPSIMNIVEATYVLNNRYYFALKANFQNKAFSDYVYREDDITISTLKNISQINYYYFNAYIPFSWGLWDGYHSLNVGFAENKQDQETVNSFNMSFNSNNNFTLSDDLNLEFNLRFYPRSKGFYEKIERNYLKMDIGLNYTCLKDKIIFTIGVNDIINTGGYRRGSSRYNNFYRKESIKSAGRSFGIGIRYNFNSGKKSLQKEKIKSNQEELNRI is encoded by the coding sequence ATGAAAAACGTTCTGTTAACTATATTGTCATTTTGTTTTTTAGGGAATGTTTTCGATTTGAATGCCCAAAATTATAGTATTTGTGGTAGAATAATAGATAAAACAAGTTCTTCATTACCTTATGCGAGTGTTTCATTGTTAAATGTTAGCGATAGTACATTGGTTACGGGAGCGTCATCTGATGAAGACGGTGAGTTTTGTGTACAGAATAGTCCGGGTAACTATATTTTAAAGTTAAGTAGTATAGGTTATATCTCATCTTATATAAATATATATCTTAAAGAGAATTTAAACTTAAACAATGTGAAGCTGGATGATGATACTTATAATTTGAATGAAGTAGTAATTAAATCAAATAGACTAGCAATAACAAGAACAGCAGATAAATTTATTGTTTCTATAGAAAATAGTGTACTGTTAAAGAGCAAAACACTTGATAAGATATTAAACGTTTCTCCTGGAGTTTTCATAGATAAAAATGGTACAATTTCTATTAACGGAGTTAGTGGAGTCACTGTTGTCGTTAATGGCAAAACGTTAAGAATGACTGGGAGTCAATTATCTAGTTATCTTAAGTCAGTGCAAGGACAAGATTTAAACAATATAGAGATTATATCTAATCCAACATCTCATTATGATGCAGAAGGGGTTGGTGGTGTTATTCGTATTAATACCAAAAGAAAAACGGTTAATGGCTTTTCTGGATATTTATCTTCTGACTTTGCTAGAGATAGGTATTCTAAATATAATGAAGGTATTGGCTTAGCCTATTCTATGAAGAAATTGACTGTATATGGTAATTACAATTTTGCTCATGGAAAAGCTTATGCAGATAAAGTTACTAGTGATTTATCGAAAGAAACAAATATTAAATATGATTATTTAGAATCTTATAAAGGATATAGGAATAATCATTCCTATAAATTCGGAATAGATTGGGATATAAATAATAATCATTATTTCGGAGTAGAATATAATGGTCTTGATAACCTTAGAAAAGACACTTATGGTACTAGTCTTACAGAAATATATAATAAAAGTAATTATTCAGGTAAAATTTTAGCAAATACCCCAATGCGAGATGTGTCGAGGAATGATTTATTTAATTTAAATTATGTGTGGAAGATAGATAGTTTGGGGGAGGTGCTTAAATTTGTAGCTGATTATTCGGATGTTTCGGATGACTGTCAATATTATTATCACAATGAATATTTTAATTCTCTTGATAAATTGACAAGTCGAATTTCCAAGAAACAAAATTCTGATGAAAAAATTACGATTTATTCTGCACAATTAGATTATGAAAAAAAAATAAACCCTATAATTCGCTATAGTGCCGGACTTAAATATAGCAAAGTAAATACAAAATATCGTTATTGGTTTTTCTTTAAAGATGAACTTAGCGAAGATTATGTTTTAGATGACCAACAAACTGACAATTTTCAGTATAATGAAGAACGATATGCGGGCTATATTAATTTCAATTATAAAAGAAAAAAGGTCGAAGCAAATTGTGGATTAAGAGCTGAATATACCACCACAGAAGGAATTTCATTTGTGATGAATGAAGAAAATGAAGATAATAACTTGAAGTTATTTCCAAGTACTTTTTTAAGATATAACATCAATGATAATCATGGTTTGATATTCTATTATGGCGCAAGAATTAATCGTCCTGATTATTCTTTTGTTAATCCATTTATCTGCTATTTAACCGAATTCTCTGTTAAAAAAGGTAATCCTTATTTAAAGCCGTCTATTATGAACATAGTTGAAGCTACCTATGTCTTGAATAATCGATATTATTTTGCTTTAAAAGCAAACTTTCAGAATAAAGCGTTCTCAGATTATGTATATAGAGAAGATGACATAACAATCTCAACTCTAAAAAATATTAGTCAAATAAATTATTATTATTTCAATGCATATATCCCTTTTTCTTGGGGACTTTGGGATGGTTATCATTCGTTGAATGTCGGATTTGCTGAAAATAAACAAGATCAAGAGACAGTTAACAGTTTCAATATGAGCTTTAATTCAAATAATAATTTTACACTGTCTGATGATTTGAATTTAGAATTTAATCTTAGATTCTACCCTCGTAGTAAAGGCTTTTATGAGAAAATTGAACGTAATTATTTGAAAATGGATATTGGCTTAAATTACACTTGCCTAAAAGATAAGATAATCTTTACGATAGGTGTTAATGACATAATTAACACGGGTGGGTATAGAAGAGGGAGTTCTCGTTACAATAATTTCTATCGCAAAGAAAGTATAAAATCAGCAGGAAGATCTTTTGGCATTGGAATAAGATACAATTTTAATTCAGGAAAGAAGAGCCTTCAAAAAGAAAAAATTAAATCTAATCAAGAAGAATTGAATAGAATATAA
- a CDS encoding exonuclease SbcCD subunit D C-terminal domain-containing protein produces the protein MIRILHTADWHLGQTFFGFERTEEHQHFLDWLAIELKRKNIDVLIIAGDVFDVSNPSAASQRMFYRFVNRVTTENPSLQLVVVAGNHDSAARLEAPLPLLQEMRTEIKGLVPKRDGKLLYDELMVELRNAMGEVEAWCMAVPFLRQGDYPSVETTGNQYAAGVKELYKSLLEQVLLCKSEKQAVVAVGHLQATGSEIAERDYSERTIIGGLECVSPEAFDERIAYTALGHIHKAQRVSGRENVRYAGSPLPMSFAEKNYKHGVVLVTLSDGKLCSIEKLLYNPLVSLISVPASDSASPEEVLEALKKLPLRSDNLLAPYLEVKVLLTEPEPMLRQQIEEVLQDKHVRLARIVSAYRKDQNCDTGEKQMAEGLETMDPLQIAKATFERIYQAEMPDDMVTLFQEAYHSLSSGENM, from the coding sequence ATGATACGTATACTACATACAGCCGATTGGCATTTGGGGCAGACTTTCTTCGGCTTTGAGCGTACGGAAGAGCATCAGCATTTTCTTGATTGGTTGGCTATTGAGTTGAAGCGGAAAAATATTGATGTGCTTATTATAGCGGGTGATGTATTTGATGTTTCTAATCCTTCTGCAGCATCTCAACGAATGTTTTATCGTTTTGTGAATCGTGTCACTACAGAGAATCCTTCTTTGCAGTTGGTTGTTGTTGCCGGGAATCATGATTCTGCTGCACGTCTGGAAGCTCCGTTACCTTTGTTGCAGGAAATGCGTACTGAAATTAAAGGTCTTGTTCCGAAAAGAGATGGAAAATTGCTTTATGATGAGTTAATGGTAGAGTTGAGAAATGCAATGGGTGAGGTGGAAGCATGGTGTATGGCTGTTCCTTTTTTACGTCAGGGGGATTATCCTTCTGTTGAAACAACGGGAAACCAGTATGCAGCAGGGGTGAAGGAACTTTATAAATCTCTTTTGGAACAGGTTCTGTTATGTAAAAGTGAGAAACAAGCAGTCGTAGCTGTTGGCCATTTGCAGGCAACCGGTTCGGAAATAGCTGAACGCGATTATAGTGAGAGAACGATTATCGGAGGATTGGAATGTGTTTCTCCTGAGGCTTTTGATGAACGGATTGCTTATACTGCTTTAGGGCATATACATAAAGCACAGCGAGTTTCGGGACGGGAAAATGTGCGTTACGCCGGTAGTCCTTTGCCGATGTCGTTTGCTGAAAAAAACTATAAACATGGTGTGGTATTGGTGACATTGAGTGATGGCAAGCTTTGTTCTATTGAAAAACTTCTTTATAACCCTCTTGTATCTTTAATAAGCGTACCAGCTAGTGATTCCGCATCTCCTGAAGAGGTGCTTGAAGCATTAAAAAAGCTACCTTTAAGGAGTGATAATTTGTTAGCACCTTATCTTGAAGTAAAAGTTCTGTTAACTGAACCAGAACCAATGCTTCGTCAGCAAATAGAGGAAGTATTGCAGGATAAGCATGTTCGCTTAGCGCGAATAGTTTCTGCTTATCGGAAAGATCAGAATTGTGATACTGGAGAAAAACAAATGGCAGAAGGCTTAGAGACAATGGATCCTTTGCAAATAGCGAAAGCTACATTTGAAAGAATCTATCAGGCAGAAATGCCTGATGATATGGTGACTCTTTTTCAGGAGGCTTACCACTCTTTATCTTCAGGAGAGAATATGTAA
- a CDS encoding transcriptional repressor, which translates to MEKAATYLINHRIRPSVQRMAIMKYLLEHKTHPSADEIYLALSPSMVSLSKTTVYTTLKLLTDHGAAQMITIDEHNACFDADTSTHAHFLCKSCGNIYDLFSQKDSKEVLPFDLEGHDVTEMHYYYKGFCKNCISRKDE; encoded by the coding sequence ATGGAAAAAGCAGCTACTTATTTAATAAATCACCGTATTAGACCGTCTGTTCAGCGCATGGCAATCATGAAATATTTGTTAGAACATAAAACACATCCTTCCGCTGATGAGATTTATCTAGCTCTTTCTCCCTCAATGGTTTCTTTGTCTAAAACAACGGTTTATACCACTCTGAAATTACTCACTGACCATGGAGCAGCTCAAATGATTACCATTGATGAGCATAACGCTTGTTTTGATGCTGATACTTCTACTCATGCACATTTCTTATGTAAAAGTTGTGGAAATATATATGATTTGTTTTCTCAAAAAGACTCTAAAGAAGTGTTACCGTTTGACTTAGAAGGGCATGACGTGACTGAAATGCACTATTACTATAAAGGATTTTGTAAAAACTGTATATCTCGCAAAGACGAGTAG